One genomic segment of Hordeum vulgare subsp. vulgare chromosome 2H, MorexV3_pseudomolecules_assembly, whole genome shotgun sequence includes these proteins:
- the LOC123429447 gene encoding probable WRKY transcription factor 67, which translates to MTSCGGAGDDGGRSRPAAVYDDLVEVREHAATLHSMLQGSPSVSAVDARELMKGMMAKLSSAMSVLGTTSGGVEASSEAGGRGPGGRRKRSGTVSGPHRRSTSTRRSKSPFINMVTARTLNDGKTWRKYGQKCIHACTNPRSYYRCSHKPDQGCQATRQVQESDSNPSEYLISYYGQHTCKDPSTFRSLIIQGAADAAPPEDLPNLISFTSINGAAAASTSSSPNHLVRDATDLHSMLFSRFSNYSSSPPVQEGVSSSSPSPSFHGEFTQYAGGQLVDVIGRRTSPLTVGSAPAEYWPVVGIAGVDTDAGAGMDSFPSSPSSLGFMSGSFGGSFGNNVCDDDLFGFDS; encoded by the exons ATGACATCTTGTGGCGGCGCTGGCGATGACGGCGGGCGCTCACGGCCGGCGGCGGTCTACGACGACCTGGTGGAGGTGCGGGAGCACGCGGCGACGCTGCACAGCATGCTGCAGGGGTCGCCGAGCGTGTCGGCCGTGGACGCGAGGGAGCTGATGAAGGGGATGATGGCCAAGCTGTCCAGCGCTATGTCGGTGCtgggcaccaccagcggcggcgtGGAGGCGTCTTCGGAGGCTGGTGGTCGGGGTCCaggtgggaggaggaagagatcgggCACGGTATCCGGGCCGCACCGCCGGAGCACCTCCACGAGAAG GTCGAAGAGCCCTTTCATCAACATGGTCACTGCTAGGACGCTCAACGATGGCAAGACATGGAGGAAGTACGGCCAAAAATGTATTCATGCCTGTACTAACCCGAG GAGCTACTACAGGTGCTCTCATAAGCCAGACCAAGGCTGCCAGGCCACGAGGCAGGTCCAGGAGTCCGACTCCAACCCGTCGGAGTACCTCATCAGCTACTACGGCCAGCACACCTGTAAGGACCCCTCCACGTTCCGATCACTCATCATCCAAGGCGCCGCCGACGCTGCCCCGCCTGAAGACTTGCCAAACCTCATCAGCTTCACGTCGATCAATGGCGCCGCAGCTGCGAGCACGAGCTCTTCTccaaatcatctcgtgagagatGCGACTGATCTTCATTCGATGCTTTTCTCCCGCTTCTCCAACtacagctcctcgccgccggtgcaGGAGGGTGTGTCCAGCAGCTCGCCGTCGCCGTCTTTCCACGGGGAGTTCACGCAGTACGCCGGCGGGCAGCTCGTCGACGTTATTGGCCGGAGGACTTCACCGTTGACCGTAGGATCAGCGCCGGCGGAGTACTGGCCGGTCGTGGGGATCGCCGGCGTCGACACGGATGCTGGCGCAGGGATGGACAGCTTCCCTTCCTCGCCGAGCAGCCTCGGGTTCATGTCAGGCTCGTTCGGGGGATCATTTGGCAATAACGTTTGCGACGACGACCTGTTCGGCTTCGATTCCTGA